A genomic stretch from Hemicordylus capensis ecotype Gifberg chromosome 5, rHemCap1.1.pri, whole genome shotgun sequence includes:
- the LOC128327454 gene encoding zinc finger MYM-type protein 6-like, with amino-acid sequence MSSKQNKQTSLFKFLNKRSRSPSKQDLSVENEDNASPSTSYSATISSDDHISAETSTHRDSSDSESESMNESVPPSKKARGAFIRKYNEDYLQYGFICSPGSEKAPRPQCVLCSTVLANEAMKPAKLLRHLQTRHKQFENKPKDFFVRKSKELSLQKQVLVRSAAVDHSLMKAAYLVAMRIAKSKKPHSIGETLIKPCLIDVCNELLGSSASKKMKDLSLSNDTISRRINELSSDIEEQVIGKVKLSKLFSLQLDESTDISNHAILLCYVRYIDYEAKDMSEELLCCCELPSHTTGAEIFKALNEYMEKSQLDWKNCVAVCTDGAASMLGKHSGVLAKIRAVASENMVHSHCLIHRQHLAAKKMSPDLHEVLAQAVKIINFIKCNALNSRLFTILCDEMGSEHNHLLLHAEVRWLSRGKVLTRLFELRKEIKMFLMQKKCDSSYITCLQNADWIAKVAYLSDIFNAINSLNLSLQGPLATIFTMGNKISAFKKKLELWIHRSEGGNYDMFETFSSLICSDEGLDFDHSSIKILIHDHLKSLQQQFEDYYPAGEDQRKGNLWVQDPFVTHSQNNLTIQEEEMLLEVSSDAGLQSAFQSMPIAQFWIKLKDEYEILHKKAMKILLPFSSTYLCEVGFSSMSLIKTKTRNRLEITNSLRLALTKIAPRIERLVKTRQDQCSH; translated from the coding sequence ATGAGTTCCAAACAGAACAAGCAGACAAGTCTGTTCAAGTTTTTGAATAAAAGATCAAGAAGTCCATCAAAACAAGATTTGTCTGTGGAAAATGAAGATAATGCTTCTCCAAGCACAAGCTATTCGGCTACCATCTCAAGTGATGACCACATTTCTGCAGAgacgagcacacacagagacagttctGATTCAGAATCGGAGTCAATGAATGAAAGTGTCCCTCCCAGCAAAAAAGCAAGAGGCGCGTTTATTCGTAAATACAATGAAGACTATCTCCAGTATGGCTTTATTTGCAGCCCTGGTTCTGAAAAGGCACCAAGACCTCAGTGTGTGCTATGTTCCACTGTATTAGCCAATGAAGCTATGAAGCCGGCAAAACTTCTTCGTCATTTACAAACAAGGCACAAACAATTTGAGAACAAACCAAAGGATTTTTTTGTAAGAAAAAGTAAAGAACTGTCACTTCAAAAGCAGGTATTAGTTCGATCAGCTGCTGTTGATCATTCATTGATGAAAGCTGCTTATCTGGTTGCAATGCGTATCGCAAAGTCCAAAAAACCTCACAGCATCGGTGAGACTTTGATAAAGCCGTGTCTGATCGACGTTTGCAATGAGCTTCTAGGATCTTCTGCGTCTAAGAAAATGAAAGATTTGTCTTTATCGAATGACACAATAAGCAGGAGAATTAATGAACTTTCATCTGATATTGAAGAGCAAGTCATTGGAAAAGTCAAATTGTCAAAGTTATTTTCATTGCAGCTGGATGAATCAACTGACATTTCTAACCATGCCATATTACTATGCTATGTGCGTTACATTGACTATGAAGCCAAAGATATGTCGGAAGAattgttatgttgctgtgaaTTACCATCACACACAACGGGAGCTGAAATATTCAAAGCATTGAATGAATACATGGAAAAATCTCAACTTGACTGGAAAAACTGTGTTGCTGTATGCACGGATGGTGCTGCAAGTATGCTGGGCAAACATTCTGGTGTTTTGGCAAAGATTAGGGCAGTCGCTTCTGAAAACATGGTTCACAGTCACTGTTTGATTCATCGCCAGCACTTAGCGGCAAAGAAAATGTCACCAGATTTGCATGAAGTATTGGCGCAGGCGGTTAAAATCATCAATTTCATCAAGTGTAACGCTTTGAATTCAAGGTTGTTCACAATTTTGTGTGATGAGATGGGGTCTGAGCATAATCATTTATTACTGCATGCAGAAGTACGCTGGCTATCTCGAGGAAAAGTTCTGACAAGGTTGTTTGAATTAAGGAAAGAAATCAAAATGTTCTTGATGCAAAAAAAATGCGATAGCAGTTACATCACATGCCTGCAAAATGCTGACTGGATTGCAAAAGTTGCATACTTGTCTGATATTTTCAATGCGATAAATTCTCTTAATTTAAGCTTACAAGGCCCACTGGCAACAATTTTTACTATGGGCAATAAAAttagtgcatttaaaaaaaagttggaaTTGTGGATACATCGGTCTGAAGGAGGAAACTATGACATGTTTGAGACATTTTCCTCTCTAATTTGTTCTGATGAAGGTCTCGACTTTGACCATAGCAGCATCAAGATTTTGATACATGATCACCTCAAATCATTACAGCAACAGTTTGAGGACTACTATCCAGCAGGCGAAGATCAGCGAAAGGGAAATCTATGGGTGCAAGATCCATTTGTGACACACAGCCAAAATAATTTGACCattcaagaagaagaaatgttgctGGAGGTGTCATCAGATGCTGGTCTCCAATCTGCCTTTCAATCAATGCCCATAGCACAGTTTTGGATAAAACTCAAGGATGAGTATGAGATTCTCCACAAAAAGGCAATGAAAATTCTTCTTCCATTTTCATCAACATATTTATGTGAGGTTGGATTTTCAAGTATGAGTCTTATCAAAACCAAAACACGCAACAGACTTGAAATTACTAATTCTTTACGCTTGGCCCTAACGAAGATTGCACCACGGATAGAGCGGCTGGTGAAAACTAGACAAGACCAATGTTCACATTAA